The Vairimorpha necatrix chromosome 1, complete sequence genome contains a region encoding:
- a CDS encoding ricin B lectin (PTP6b): MILFYFGLSFQVYIKSFYYDVYMCDRSIGESGRLVTPCSKRHAKKFVLNFDGYGYTNIKLGSGEEYVVEADSKDNTLKYVWKNDDDRQVFQFLMLNPHTCKIRSKYGCVTYDDEDDKFVLSSCIEDQKQIFSISNHKDKKHNGVLKKNTGFPIYGDSESTYGVNYDSSEEFNQKSKVLSKNKKF; encoded by the coding sequence atgattctcttttattttgGGTTGTCATTTCAAGTCTATATTAAATCCTTTTATTACGACGTCTACATGTGTGATAGGTCAATCGGAGAATCCGGTCGTTTAGTCACTCCTTGCAGTAAAAGACatgctaaaaaatttgttcttAATTTTGACGGCTATGGCTAcacaaatattaaacttGGTTCTGGAGAAGAATATGTAGTAGAAGCAGATTCTAAAGACAACACTCTTAAGTATGTTTGGAAAAATGATGATGACAGACAAGTTTTCCAGTTTTTGATGTTAAATCCTCATACATGTAAAATAAGGAGCAAGTATGGATGCGTTACATATGACGATGAAGatgataaatttgtattGAGCAGTTGTATTGAAGATCAGAAACAGATTTTTAGTATTTCAAAtcataaagataaaaaacataatggagtactaaaaaagaatacaGGGTTTCCTATATATGGAGATTCGGAGTCTACTTATGGAGTAAATTATGATAGTAGTGAAGAGTTTAACCAGAAGAGCAAAGTGcttagtaaaaataaaaagttttaa